From one Leptospira paudalimensis genomic stretch:
- a CDS encoding lytic transglycosylase domain-containing protein → MKLTDIPSVSSVLGRMESLSQMAKNPSALVSFPDLLEKEWNKQNGAKQTSETNPIPNDSIQLPFPDTAKSLAPALSRGPKQTEDLIGTIESIAEAQGMDPNLVKAMVKAESGFKTKAVSPKGAMGLMQLMPETAESLGVKDPFDPEENITGGVKFLKGLMKEFKDPEKAIAAYNAGPGAVKRYKGIPPYEETKQYVSKVKRFYKDFSS, encoded by the coding sequence GTGAAACTCACTGATATCCCTTCTGTTTCTTCTGTCTTAGGCAGAATGGAATCTTTGTCCCAAATGGCAAAGAACCCTAGTGCCCTTGTCTCCTTCCCTGATCTGTTAGAAAAGGAATGGAACAAACAAAATGGGGCAAAACAAACGAGTGAAACAAATCCCATCCCGAACGACTCCATCCAACTTCCTTTCCCTGATACAGCGAAATCCTTAGCACCTGCTCTTTCACGAGGGCCCAAACAAACAGAGGATCTCATTGGTACAATCGAATCCATAGCCGAAGCACAAGGGATGGATCCAAATTTAGTAAAGGCAATGGTGAAGGCAGAATCTGGATTTAAAACGAAGGCGGTTTCTCCCAAAGGTGCAATGGGCCTCATGCAACTAATGCCCGAGACTGCAGAAAGTTTGGGTGTGAAGGACCCTTTTGATCCCGAAGAAAACATCACTGGTGGTGTAAAATTCTTAAAAGGTCTGATGAAAGAATTTAAGGATCCAGAAAAGGCAATTGCTGCTTACAATGCAGGTCCTGGTGCTGTGAAACGATACAAAGGTATACCACCATATGAGGAAACAAAACAATATGTTTCCAAAGTGAAACGTTTTTATAAAGACTTTAGTTCTTAA